From Alphaproteobacteria bacterium, the proteins below share one genomic window:
- a CDS encoding GGDEF domain-containing protein, with translation MTTNSKGYDELVAIAGSSFDRMRQFGNQPIPRNYEVWFAYFSGSRPDLSAMIDNLIDEHQKVGDADLEQIYNRFLQDSNTEHELRETTAKIEETVGQVLNLVGTAGADTRTFGEVLSGASGRLDAALDVDTLRSVTSELITNTRQMLQRSRVLEAQLSRSNQHILELRNHLVSVREEVMTDALTGIPNRRFFDSVLRELASLSATSERPLCLCMVDIDHFKQFNDRYGHQIGDQVLKLVAKVLRDSVKGRDVAARYGGEEFVILLPETRLRDATLLADQIRELVASKNLVKRTTGETIGSVNLSIGVSQYRRHESVQSFMSRADSSLYLAKNSGRNRVCNETMLAADMQKAS, from the coding sequence ATGACGACAAATTCGAAGGGCTACGACGAGCTGGTGGCGATTGCAGGTTCGTCGTTCGACCGCATGCGCCAGTTCGGCAACCAGCCCATCCCGCGCAATTACGAGGTCTGGTTCGCCTACTTCTCCGGCTCGCGGCCCGACCTGTCGGCCATGATCGACAACCTGATCGACGAGCACCAGAAGGTCGGCGACGCCGACCTGGAGCAGATCTACAACCGCTTCCTGCAGGACTCGAACACCGAGCACGAGCTGCGCGAGACCACGGCCAAGATCGAGGAGACTGTCGGCCAGGTCCTCAACCTGGTCGGGACCGCGGGCGCCGACACCCGCACATTCGGCGAGGTGCTGAGCGGCGCGTCCGGGCGCCTCGACGCCGCGCTCGACGTCGATACCCTGCGCAGCGTCACCTCCGAGCTGATCACCAACACGCGCCAGATGCTGCAGCGGTCGCGGGTGCTGGAGGCCCAGCTGTCCCGCTCGAACCAGCACATCCTGGAATTGCGCAACCACCTGGTCTCGGTGCGCGAAGAGGTGATGACCGATGCGCTGACCGGCATCCCGAACCGGCGCTTCTTCGACTCCGTGTTGCGCGAGCTGGCCTCGCTGTCGGCGACGAGCGAGCGGCCGCTGTGCCTGTGCATGGTCGACATCGACCATTTCAAGCAGTTCAACGACCGCTACGGCCACCAGATCGGCGACCAGGTGCTGAAGCTGGTTGCCAAGGTCCTGCGCGACAGCGTCAAGGGTCGCGACGTGGCCGCACGCTATGGCGGCGAGGAGTTCGTCATCCTGCTGCCGGAGACCCGGCTGCGCGACGCCACCTTGCTCGCCGACCAGATCCGCGAACTGGTCGCCAGCAAGAACCTGGTCAAGCGCACCACCGGCGAGACCATCGGCTCGGTCAACCTGTCGATCGGCGTCAGCCAGTATCGCCGGCACGAATCGGTGCAGTCGTTCATGTCCCGCGCCGACTCGTCGCTCTATCTGGCGAAGAATTCGGGCCGCAACCGGGTCTGCAACGAGACCATGCTGGCGGCCGACATGCAGAAGGCCAGCTGA
- a CDS encoding VacJ family lipoprotein, protein MTRDAIERQPAAALAARNRRGRARTRLTAIVAAAGLAACSTASEETSTVNDPLEPFNRYMLSINEGVDTVVLRPVAVAYRDLIPYPVQDAVHNFLNNLSEPVTLINQVLQGQIDEAGHTMGRFMANSVLGLGGTLVIVDIDDQPGEREDFGQTLASWGVDEGFYLVLPLIGPTNTRDSVGRIVDFFTDPFNIWAVATNNEGARLIRTGLTVVDTRVRTIEAIDALKADSLDFYARLRSAYQQRRNAEIENRATSDTPFGEEPFDEEDVE, encoded by the coding sequence ATGACACGAGACGCGATCGAACGGCAGCCGGCGGCGGCGTTGGCGGCGCGCAATCGGAGAGGCCGCGCGCGGACGCGCCTGACCGCGATCGTGGCGGCGGCGGGTCTGGCCGCCTGTTCGACCGCCTCCGAGGAGACCAGCACGGTCAACGACCCGCTGGAGCCGTTCAACCGCTACATGCTGTCGATCAACGAAGGTGTCGACACCGTCGTGCTGCGCCCGGTGGCGGTCGCCTATCGCGACCTGATCCCCTATCCGGTGCAGGACGCCGTCCACAACTTCCTGAACAACCTGTCCGAGCCGGTCACCCTGATCAACCAGGTGCTGCAGGGCCAGATCGACGAAGCCGGCCACACCATGGGCCGGTTCATGGCCAACTCCGTGCTCGGGCTCGGCGGCACCCTCGTCATCGTCGACATCGACGACCAGCCCGGCGAGCGCGAGGACTTCGGGCAGACCCTGGCCAGCTGGGGCGTCGACGAGGGCTTCTACCTCGTCCTGCCGCTGATCGGCCCGACCAACACGCGCGATTCGGTCGGCCGCATCGTCGATTTCTTCACCGACCCGTTCAACATCTGGGCGGTGGCGACCAACAACGAAGGCGCGCGGCTGATCCGCACCGGGCTGACGGTGGTGGACACACGCGTGCGCACGATCGAGGCGATCGACGCCCTGAAGGCCGACTCGCTCGACTTCTATGCCCGGCTGCGCTCGGCCTATCAGCAGCGGCGCAATGCCGAGATCGAGAACCGGGCGACCAGCGACACGCCGTTCGGCGAAGAACCCTTCGACGAAGAGGACGTGGAGTAG
- a CDS encoding class I SAM-dependent methyltransferase — protein sequence MAHDSSAFFTGLAAEAWRLARTDDVLAAEAGYLRSRLALRRGARVLDVPCGDGRLAARLARAGLRVVGVDASPAMLADAPRAAGCEWRQGDMADMAAVVPERGAFDAAFCVGNALGYLDRRATAGFFAAVATALRSGARFVVDTEMAAESVLPNLAERLWAPVGDIVMAVEHDYRVAESRLQSQYHFIRDGARQSARLDHWIFTSGEIAAMLAGAGFEVAAMEADLDGNPYAVGEPRLLVVAVRR from the coding sequence ATGGCGCACGACAGCAGCGCATTCTTCACCGGCCTTGCCGCCGAGGCCTGGCGGCTGGCGCGAACCGACGACGTCCTCGCCGCCGAGGCCGGCTATCTGCGCAGCCGCCTGGCGCTGCGCCGCGGCGCGCGCGTGCTCGACGTCCCCTGCGGCGACGGCCGCCTGGCCGCCAGGCTGGCCCGGGCCGGGCTGCGGGTGGTCGGCGTCGACGCGTCGCCGGCGATGCTGGCCGATGCACCGCGCGCGGCCGGCTGCGAATGGCGGCAAGGCGACATGGCCGACATGGCGGCGGTGGTGCCGGAGCGGGGCGCGTTCGACGCCGCCTTCTGCGTCGGTAACGCGCTGGGCTATCTCGACCGGCGTGCGACCGCCGGCTTTTTCGCCGCCGTCGCCACGGCCCTGCGCAGCGGCGCGCGCTTCGTCGTCGACACCGAGATGGCGGCCGAATCGGTGCTGCCCAATCTGGCCGAACGGCTGTGGGCGCCGGTCGGCGACATCGTCATGGCGGTCGAACACGACTACCGCGTCGCCGAGAGCCGGCTGCAGAGCCAGTACCACTTCATCCGCGACGGCGCGCGGCAGAGCGCACGGCTCGACCACTGGATCTTCACCAGCGGCGAGATCGCGGCGATGCTCGCCGGCGCCGGCTTCGAGGTGGCCGCGATGGAGGCCGATCTGGACGGCAACCCCTATGCGGTCGGCGAGCCGCGGCTGCTGGTCGTCGCCGTACGGCGCTGA
- a CDS encoding FecR domain-containing protein: MWFIARAFIVACAGIFALAAPQAHAQESGPGAYVATLVGAATVVDAAGERPLAVGDVVAADGRIRTGDAARVMLVLDDGTRVVIGPETEIALQLVVGSGAGVDRGDIIELLHGILRVRIGVPAPDSDLQTVSPTAVVAARSTEWTMDHAGDSTAVLVLSGVVAVTSTATGDAVALSAGLGTDVPAGGAPSAPREWGAARAADARARTSIAGAP, translated from the coding sequence ATGTGGTTCATTGCGCGAGCGTTCATCGTCGCCTGCGCCGGCATTTTCGCGCTGGCGGCCCCGCAGGCGCACGCACAGGAAAGCGGTCCCGGCGCCTATGTCGCGACGCTGGTCGGCGCCGCCACCGTGGTCGACGCGGCGGGCGAGCGGCCGCTCGCCGTCGGCGACGTGGTCGCGGCCGACGGCCGCATCCGCACCGGCGACGCGGCCCGCGTCATGCTGGTGCTGGACGACGGCACCCGGGTGGTGATCGGGCCCGAGACGGAAATCGCGCTGCAGCTGGTGGTCGGCAGCGGCGCCGGCGTCGACCGCGGCGACATCATCGAGCTGCTGCACGGCATCCTGCGGGTGCGCATCGGCGTGCCCGCCCCTGATTCCGACCTGCAGACAGTCTCCCCGACGGCCGTGGTGGCCGCACGGTCGACGGAATGGACCATGGACCATGCCGGCGACAGCACGGCCGTGCTGGTGCTGTCCGGCGTGGTCGCGGTCACCTCGACGGCGACCGGCGATGCGGTCGCCCTGTCGGCCGGCCTCGGCACCGACGTTCCGGCCGGCGGCGCACCGAGCGCGCCGCGGGAGTGGGGCGCGGCGCGCGCCGCCGACGCCCGCGCCCGCACCAGCATCGCCGGCGCACCGTAG
- a CDS encoding ABC transporter substrate-binding protein: MRAEADTAAAAAFIEDLGQTAIDTLTGTNLSREQREAQFRTLLAANFDVPRIGNFVLGQYRRQASDAELADFYDVFEDTMVATYVGRFEEYSGHGFTVGRAVPDGSSGAIVTTSVTTPNGQDARVDWRVRTSDAGFVVVDVAIEGVSIAQTLREEYASVLQQNGGTVTGLTEALRARLG, translated from the coding sequence GTGCGCGCAGAGGCCGACACCGCTGCGGCGGCGGCGTTCATCGAGGACCTGGGCCAGACGGCAATCGACACCCTGACCGGGACGAACCTGAGCCGCGAGCAGCGCGAGGCGCAGTTCCGTACCTTGCTGGCGGCCAACTTCGACGTGCCGCGGATCGGCAACTTCGTGCTCGGGCAATACCGGCGCCAGGCCTCCGACGCGGAACTGGCCGATTTCTACGACGTGTTCGAGGACACGATGGTGGCGACCTATGTCGGCCGGTTCGAGGAATATTCGGGCCACGGCTTCACGGTCGGCCGCGCCGTCCCAGACGGCAGCAGCGGCGCCATCGTCACCACGTCGGTAACGACGCCGAACGGCCAGGACGCACGCGTGGACTGGCGGGTCCGCACCAGCGACGCCGGTTTCGTGGTGGTCGACGTGGCGATCGAAGGCGTCAGCATCGCGCAGACCCTGCGCGAGGAATATGCCTCGGTGCTGCAGCAGAACGGCGGCACGGTGACCGGCCTGACCGAGGCCCTGCGCGCCCGCCTGGGCTGA
- a CDS encoding adenylate/guanylate cyclase domain-containing protein, which yields MHGLAFLIRFAAVPFLIVVAVATAAVGWRDSPWLQTVEGQFLDLLFQVRGPRVPHSDVMIIAIDDRSVEHFGGWPLERTVLADLVGRLNAVGASAIGLDLLLVDRRAAPDGGLTAGDRALVDAVAGSRGVVLPFAVTGQAVPGGVASDEAIRRSAYLSYVQGPDSAAGHAVPTGTVLAPFAELAAVSAVGSVAVPLEADGAVRRWSPVAAYGDRRYPAMAVELARSYLALPPADMLWIEGRGLGFDGRLAATDSGGRLALNSYGPSGSFRTVSLVDFMSGRVPAHTARNRIVLIGATATGVGDTYLTAFDSQMPGVELVASMTENLLHGEGLARTPQTMGLSIGLMALFVAITAAMVAIRLPGVLLAGIGLVLTGWAAVVYVAFAAFDLWLDAVPVAVAILATGLWAVTARLARDRRERRADARRSQALARFVAPALAERLANRDTSLIEVHEATAAVMFVDLVGFTEATESIAAADTLPLLSRFYRLVEAATEAHDGIVDKFIGDGAMVLFGIGEGSAATAAADAVRCALRMIADFGAPGADAWLAGGRPLHLSIGIHHGTVALAEIGGARQVQFTATGDTVNVAARLEELTRELGSPLVVSADAVAAAQPGIDPALLRRFAPLPPLQLRGRSRPLAACVLRPAAGVRAVA from the coding sequence ATGCACGGCCTGGCATTCCTCATCCGCTTCGCGGCGGTGCCCTTCCTGATCGTGGTCGCGGTCGCGACCGCGGCGGTCGGCTGGCGCGACAGCCCGTGGCTGCAGACCGTCGAAGGCCAGTTCCTGGACCTGCTGTTCCAGGTGCGCGGCCCGCGGGTGCCGCACAGCGACGTGATGATCATCGCCATCGACGACCGCTCGGTCGAACATTTCGGCGGCTGGCCGCTCGAGCGGACGGTGCTGGCCGACCTGGTCGGGCGGCTGAACGCCGTCGGCGCCTCCGCCATCGGCCTCGACCTGCTGCTGGTCGACCGGCGTGCCGCCCCCGACGGCGGCCTGACGGCCGGCGACCGGGCGCTGGTGGACGCCGTGGCCGGGTCGCGCGGCGTGGTCCTGCCCTTTGCGGTGACCGGCCAGGCCGTTCCCGGCGGCGTTGCCAGCGACGAAGCGATCCGGCGTTCCGCCTATCTCAGCTATGTGCAGGGGCCGGACAGCGCCGCCGGCCATGCCGTGCCGACCGGAACCGTGCTGGCGCCGTTCGCGGAGCTTGCCGCCGTCAGCGCGGTCGGCAGCGTCGCGGTGCCGCTGGAGGCCGACGGCGCGGTCAGGCGCTGGTCGCCCGTCGCCGCCTATGGCGACCGGCGCTATCCGGCGATGGCGGTCGAGCTGGCGCGCAGCTATCTGGCGCTGCCGCCGGCCGACATGCTGTGGATCGAGGGCCGCGGCCTCGGTTTCGACGGCCGGCTGGCGGCGACCGACAGCGGCGGCCGGCTGGCGCTCAACAGCTACGGCCCGTCCGGCAGCTTCCGCACCGTGTCGCTGGTCGACTTCATGTCGGGCCGGGTCCCCGCGCACACCGCGCGCAACCGCATCGTCCTGATCGGCGCCACCGCCACCGGGGTCGGCGATACCTACCTGACCGCCTTCGACAGCCAGATGCCCGGCGTGGAGCTGGTCGCGTCGATGACCGAAAACCTGCTGCACGGCGAGGGGCTCGCCCGCACGCCGCAGACCATGGGGCTGTCGATCGGGCTGATGGCGCTGTTCGTCGCGATCACCGCGGCGATGGTGGCGATCCGGTTGCCGGGTGTGCTGCTGGCCGGCATCGGGTTGGTGCTCACCGGCTGGGCCGCGGTGGTCTATGTCGCCTTCGCCGCCTTCGACCTGTGGCTGGACGCGGTGCCGGTGGCGGTGGCGATCCTGGCCACCGGCCTATGGGCGGTCACCGCCCGGCTGGCGCGCGACCGGCGCGAGCGGCGGGCCGACGCCAGGCGCAGCCAGGCGCTGGCCCGCTTCGTCGCGCCAGCGCTGGCCGAGCGCCTGGCCAACCGCGACACGTCGCTGATCGAGGTGCACGAGGCGACCGCCGCGGTGATGTTCGTCGACCTGGTCGGCTTCACCGAGGCGACCGAATCGATCGCCGCCGCGGACACGCTGCCGCTGCTGTCGCGCTTCTACCGGCTGGTCGAGGCGGCGACCGAGGCGCATGACGGCATCGTCGACAAGTTCATCGGCGACGGCGCGATGGTGCTGTTCGGCATCGGCGAAGGCAGCGCGGCCACCGCCGCGGCGGACGCGGTGCGCTGCGCGCTGCGGATGATCGCGGATTTCGGTGCGCCGGGCGCCGATGCGTGGCTGGCAGGCGGGCGGCCGCTGCACCTGTCGATCGGCATCCACCACGGCACAGTGGCGCTGGCCGAGATCGGTGGCGCGCGGCAGGTCCAGTTCACCGCCACCGGCGACACGGTCAACGTCGCGGCGCGGCTGGAGGAGCTGACCCGCGAGCTGGGCTCGCCGCTGGTGGTCTCCGCCGATGCGGTGGCTGCGGCACAGCCCGGTATCGACCCGGCGCTGCTGCGGCGCTTCGCGCCGCTGCCGCCGCTCCAGCTGCGCGGCAGGAGCCGGCCGCTGGCGGCCTGCGTGTTGCGGCCGGCCGCCGGCGTGCGCGCCGTCGCCTGA